Proteins from a genomic interval of Bombus affinis isolate iyBomAffi1 chromosome 14, iyBomAffi1.2, whole genome shotgun sequence:
- the LOC126923807 gene encoding protein brown-like isoform X1 translates to MKLIAVVTCLRTIQIFRDLSNLIMLEELKNVADTIVWDNLTVSVPQERDFLKIVWRKFRRRRYEENLSILKGVSGYAVTGNLIAIMGPSGAGKTTLLAALAGKIEPTSGSVSINGQIVSQMIMSKICSYLPQFNALPTSLTVEEYLLFSYALKMNVNSVQRKFLSMKLSTEMGLIDCKDVLISNLSGGQRKRLSLAGELITRPKILFLDEPTTGLDIFSAKQVVETLTTISHESIVFCTIHQPGMDVYNLFSHVLLLSDGKTGYFGTLENATQFFLSLGYECPVGFDESEYYVKLLSRRKTETSTTNPNREDTAAEELIDKICRAFSQSPLSRIPKITNSKDLEIQPQRKPGCAIQFSWLTWRIWVQSRRMIFQGWISWLSYFLSMAAVATFYTGINSHTQVGVQNARGALYMMSSEISFTVAYSVIYEFPSQLLIYLREDGVYGSGPYYVATFCGLVTIPIAVLKAILFTTVIYFILIAQINLSNFLFYCFTTSVAAICSIAYGLMFSIWIENVDVITSIMVPIDMLFLLTAGMFYNLRSLPKYLTCFKYFSIFFYLNEALSIIYWSRIEDIECLASSDFPCLQNGEQVLSEYGFEKTNLIWDFSGLLSLTIAMNILGYFGLQRRRKIKTFL, encoded by the exons ATGAAATTGATTGCAGTTGTTACGTGTCTTCGTACTATACAGATTTTCCGCGACCTATCCAACCTGATAATgttagaagaattgaaaaatgTTGCAGATACAATTGTTTGGGATAATTTGACAGTGAGCGTCCCCCAGGAAAGAGATTTCTTGAAGATTGTATGGAGAAAGTTTCGAAGAAGACGTTACGAAGAAAATTTGTCCATCTTGAAAGGAG TGTCTGGTTATGCTGTGACGGGGAATCTGATTGCTATAATGGGGCCAAG TGGCGCTGGAAAAACAACGCTTTTAGCGGCTCTAGCTGGGAAAATTGAACCGACGTCTGGATCGGTGTCAATAAATGGGCAAATCGTTTCGCAAATGATCATGTCGAAGATATGCAGTTACCTGCCTCAATTCAATGCTCTGCCAACGTCTCTCACCGTGGAAGAATATTTACTGTTCTCG TACGCGTTGAAGATGAACGTCAACAGTGTACAAAGGAAATTTTTGTCAATGAAATTATCAACGGAGATGGGCCTGATCGATTGTAAAGATGTGTTGATATCGAATTTGTCTGGTGGACAGAGGAAACGACTTTCCTTGGCTGGTGAATTGATTACCAGGCCAAAGATACTTTTCCTCGACGAGCCGACTACTG GTTTGGACATATTCTCTGCGAAGCAAGTGGTAGAGACATTGACGACTATAAGCCACGAATCTATAGTCTTTTGTACTATTCATCAACCAGGAATGGACGTATACAATCTCTTTTCTCATGTGTTATTGCTGTCTGATGGGAAAACAGGTTACTTTGGGACTTTGGAGAACGCTACACAGTTTTTCCTCAG TTTAGGTTACGAATGCCCGGTTGGTTTCGACGAGTCCGAGTACTACGTAAAACTCTTATCTCGGCGAAAAACCGAAACGTCCACGACAAATCCGAATCGCGAGGACACTGCAGCCGAAGAACTTATCGATAAGATATGTCGGGCATTCTCGCAATCTCCTCTCTCGAGGATTCCCAAAATCACCAACAGCAAAGACCTGGAGATCCAACCGCAGag aaaGCCTGGATGCGCGATACAGTTTTCTTGGTTGACGTGGAGGATATGGGTCCAAAGTCGCAGGATGATCTTTCAAGGATGGATTTCGTGGCTTTCTTATTTC CTCTCCATGGCGGCGGTGGCCACTTTTTACACGGGGATTAATTCGCACACGCAGGTGGGTGTGCAGAACGCGAGAGGCGCGTTGTACATGATGAGCTCTGAAATTTCGTTCACGGTCGCCTACTCCGTGATTTACGAATTTCCTAGTCAGCTTTTGATTTATCTTCGCGAGGACGGCGTTTATGGCAGCGGCCCCTATTATGTCGCCACGTTCTGCGGTCTGGTAACA atACCAATAGCAGTCCTGAAGGCCATACTCTTCACAACAGTTATATACTTCATCCTGATCGCTCAaatcaatttgtccaattttttattttactgcTTCACCACATCAGTGGCTGCGATTTGTAGTATAGCGTATGGTCTAATGTTTTCCATTTGGATCGAGAATGTCGATGTTATTACGTCAATCATGGTACCTATAGACATGCTCTTCTTATTAACTGCTGGCATGTTCTACAATCTCAG GTCGCTGCCCAAGTATCTGAcgtgttttaaatatttctcgATATTCTTTTACCTGAACGAAGCTCTTTCCATAATTTATTGGTCACGAATAGAGGACATTG
- the LOC126923807 gene encoding protein brown-like isoform X2 produces MKLIAVVTCLRTIQIFRDLSNLIMLEELKNVADTIVWDNLTVSVPQERDFLKIVWRKFRRRRYEENLSILKGVSGYAVTGNLIAIMGPSGAGKTTLLAALAGKIEPTSGSVSINGQIVSQMIMSKICSYLPQFNALPTSLTVEEYLLFSYALKMNVNSVQRKFLSMKLSTEMGLIDCKDVLISNLSGGQRKRLSLAGELITRPKILFLDEPTTGLDIFSAKQVVETLTTISHESIVFCTIHQPGMDVYNLFSHVLLLSDGKTGYFGTLENATQFFLSLGYECPVGFDESEYYVKLLSRRKTETSTTNPNREDTAAEELIDKICRAFSQSPLSRIPKITNSKDLEIQPQRKPGCAIQFSWLTWRIWVQSRRMIFQGWISWLSYFLSMAAVATFYTGINSHTQVGVQNARGALYMMSSEISFTVAYSVIYEFPSQLLIYLREDGVYGSGPYYVATFCGLIPIAVLKAILFTTVIYFILIAQINLSNFLFYCFTTSVAAICSIAYGLMFSIWIENVDVITSIMVPIDMLFLLTAGMFYNLRSLPKYLTCFKYFSIFFYLNEALSIIYWSRIEDIECLASSDFPCLQNGEQVLSEYGFEKTNLIWDFSGLLSLTIAMNILGYFGLQRRRKIKTFL; encoded by the exons ATGAAATTGATTGCAGTTGTTACGTGTCTTCGTACTATACAGATTTTCCGCGACCTATCCAACCTGATAATgttagaagaattgaaaaatgTTGCAGATACAATTGTTTGGGATAATTTGACAGTGAGCGTCCCCCAGGAAAGAGATTTCTTGAAGATTGTATGGAGAAAGTTTCGAAGAAGACGTTACGAAGAAAATTTGTCCATCTTGAAAGGAG TGTCTGGTTATGCTGTGACGGGGAATCTGATTGCTATAATGGGGCCAAG TGGCGCTGGAAAAACAACGCTTTTAGCGGCTCTAGCTGGGAAAATTGAACCGACGTCTGGATCGGTGTCAATAAATGGGCAAATCGTTTCGCAAATGATCATGTCGAAGATATGCAGTTACCTGCCTCAATTCAATGCTCTGCCAACGTCTCTCACCGTGGAAGAATATTTACTGTTCTCG TACGCGTTGAAGATGAACGTCAACAGTGTACAAAGGAAATTTTTGTCAATGAAATTATCAACGGAGATGGGCCTGATCGATTGTAAAGATGTGTTGATATCGAATTTGTCTGGTGGACAGAGGAAACGACTTTCCTTGGCTGGTGAATTGATTACCAGGCCAAAGATACTTTTCCTCGACGAGCCGACTACTG GTTTGGACATATTCTCTGCGAAGCAAGTGGTAGAGACATTGACGACTATAAGCCACGAATCTATAGTCTTTTGTACTATTCATCAACCAGGAATGGACGTATACAATCTCTTTTCTCATGTGTTATTGCTGTCTGATGGGAAAACAGGTTACTTTGGGACTTTGGAGAACGCTACACAGTTTTTCCTCAG TTTAGGTTACGAATGCCCGGTTGGTTTCGACGAGTCCGAGTACTACGTAAAACTCTTATCTCGGCGAAAAACCGAAACGTCCACGACAAATCCGAATCGCGAGGACACTGCAGCCGAAGAACTTATCGATAAGATATGTCGGGCATTCTCGCAATCTCCTCTCTCGAGGATTCCCAAAATCACCAACAGCAAAGACCTGGAGATCCAACCGCAGag aaaGCCTGGATGCGCGATACAGTTTTCTTGGTTGACGTGGAGGATATGGGTCCAAAGTCGCAGGATGATCTTTCAAGGATGGATTTCGTGGCTTTCTTATTTC CTCTCCATGGCGGCGGTGGCCACTTTTTACACGGGGATTAATTCGCACACGCAGGTGGGTGTGCAGAACGCGAGAGGCGCGTTGTACATGATGAGCTCTGAAATTTCGTTCACGGTCGCCTACTCCGTGATTTACGAATTTCCTAGTCAGCTTTTGATTTATCTTCGCGAGGACGGCGTTTATGGCAGCGGCCCCTATTATGTCGCCACGTTCTGCGGTCTG atACCAATAGCAGTCCTGAAGGCCATACTCTTCACAACAGTTATATACTTCATCCTGATCGCTCAaatcaatttgtccaattttttattttactgcTTCACCACATCAGTGGCTGCGATTTGTAGTATAGCGTATGGTCTAATGTTTTCCATTTGGATCGAGAATGTCGATGTTATTACGTCAATCATGGTACCTATAGACATGCTCTTCTTATTAACTGCTGGCATGTTCTACAATCTCAG GTCGCTGCCCAAGTATCTGAcgtgttttaaatatttctcgATATTCTTTTACCTGAACGAAGCTCTTTCCATAATTTATTGGTCACGAATAGAGGACATTG